A genome region from Drosophila simulans strain w501 chromosome 2R, Prin_Dsim_3.1, whole genome shotgun sequence includes the following:
- the LOC6735360 gene encoding ATP-dependent RNA helicase DDX24, whose translation MVQNKQKTAKPPKLLKGAAKEPALSKAENWQKVKIKGHVISDDCGGYEGLIGLEVLKDYDASLVKSSAKRTTSRNPDRERKLKKKKRKVSKGDEAESSESSTESESEDEVAIAARTSKKARMAERHAQKMQKLREKREKRKELRKQKKSKGKENDNSEESSDEHAADRFALLRPPPSDDEEEEVAKAEDSADQQESSDEEAPELVPIPTDEAEDVSAWNGLGVPASILRALGEQGFKTPTQIQALTLPAAIHGKKDILGAAETGSGKTLAFGIPMLAGIMELKQRNIRSGIRKAPKVKGQQPEPAADEHELTPPPEELDHVSGASDEESDAEEHTQRVQTPLYGLVLTPTRELAVQVKNHLVAAAKYTGIRVAAIFGGLAVAKQERVLRQCPDIVVATPGRLWELYAQGNRHLGKIEDVSFLVIDETDRMVEKGHFEELRSLLKVLNSDEQKKHQRQNFVYSATLTLVHDLPDHMQKRNVGKRPKFVKQTVDQKIESLIEELGISQPKIVDITSSQQTAQTLTESRLLCPIDHKDYHLYYFIQRHPGRTIVFCNSIDCVKRLATLFGLLDCNPLPLHANMIQKQRLKNLERFRDSPTGLLIATDVAARGLDIPNVEHVIHYQVPRTSENYVHRSGRTARANKHGITVMFMEPGEVKSYVKLYKTLERTEDLPLFPISERFLGAVRERVNLARDLDKEELKLKRVQSERGWMKKHAEEMDMIIDGYNDESGSDQDEDPFVIERRRNRLRVETVRAQLNALLAQPIFPRGFSFKYPNSEATQLATSHTQSAVETMKAAIEDQKQAKKDRNKRKRNA comes from the exons atGGTTCAGAATAAGCAGAAAACAGCGAAGCCACCAAAGCTGCTAAAAGGCGCAGCCAAGGAGCCTGCACTTTCGAAGGCGGAAAACTGGCAGAAGGTGAAAATCAAGGGCCACGTGATATCCGACGATTGTGGCGGCTACGAGGGATTAATTGGCCTGGAGGTCCTCAAGGACTACGATGCATCGCTGGTGAAGTCCTCGGCGAAGAGGACCACATCTCGGAATCCAGACAGAGAGCGCAAgctgaagaagaaaaagagGAAGGTATCGAAGGGCGACGAGGCGGAATCCAGCGAGAGTTCCACCGAATCCGAAAGCGAGGATGAAGTGGCGATCGCTGCCAGGACCAGTAAGAAAGCCCGCATGGCCGAGCGACATgcgcaaaaaatgcaaaaactacGGGAGAAGCGTGAAAAGCGAAAGGAGCTGCGGAAACAGAAGAAATCGAAGGGCAAGGAAAACGACAACAGCGAGGAATCCAGTGATGAACACGCGGCAGATCGTTTCGCATTGCTCAGACCACCACCATCAGAcgacgaagaagaagaagtggCCAAGGCGGAAGATTCGGCAGACCAGCAGGAGTCGAGCGACGAAGAGGCACCCGAATTAGTGCCCATCCCCACGGACGAAGCCGAAGATGTGTCCGCCTGGAACGGCCTGGGTGTTCCCGCATCCATTCTGCGTGCCCTCGGCGAGCAAGGCTTCAAGACGCCCACACAAATCCAGGCACTGACTCTGCCGGCTGCAATCCACGGCAAAAAGGACATCCTTGGAGCAGCTGAGACGGGCAGCGGAAAAACTCTGGCCTTTGGCATACCCATGCTCGCCGGAATCATGGAGCTGAAGCAAAGGAATATTCGCTCTGGCATACGCAAGGCGCCCAAGGTGAAGGGACAGCAGCCGGAGCCAGCGGCAGATGAGCACGAGCTGACGCCCCCGCCGGAGGAACTGGATCATGTTTCCGGTGCCAGTGATGAGGAGAGCGATGCGGAGGAGCATACCCAGCGTGTGCAGACTCCCCTGTACGGTCTGGTTCTCACACCCACCAGGGAGTTGGCCGTGCAGGTCAAGAATCACCTGGTGGCCGCTGCAAAGTATACAGGCATTCGAGTGGCAGCCATCTTCGGAGGTCTAGCAGTTGCGAAACAAGAGCGTGTACTTCGCCAGTGCCCGGACATCGTGGTGGCCACACCTGGTCGCCTCTGGGAACTCTACGCCCAGGGTAATCGCCATTTGGGCAAGATCGAGGATGTTAGTTTCCTGGTCATCGACGAAACGGATCGCATGGTGGAGAAGGGACACTTCGAAGAGCTGCGCAGTCTACTCAAGGTTCTCAATTCGGACGAGCAGAAGAAGCATCAGCGccaaaattttgtttactcGGCCACTCTGACGTTGGTCCATGATCTGCCCGATCACATGCAGA AGCGAAATGTGGGTAAGCGACCCAAGTTCGTGAAACAGACGGTGGATCAGAAGATTGAGAGTCTTATTGAGGAGTTGGGCATTTCCCAGCCGAAGATTGTGGATATAACCAGCTCGCAGC AGACTGCACAAACATTGACCGAGAGCCGTCTGCTGTGCCCCATTGATCACAAGGATTACCATCTTTACTATTTCATTCAGCGCCATCCAGGACGCACCATTGTTTTTTGCAACTCCATCGACTGCGTAAAACGACTGGCCACGCTCTTCGGCCTGCTGGACTGCAATCCCCTGCCCCTGCATGCCAACATGATCCAGAAGCAGCGTCTGAAGAACCTGGAGCGATTCCGTGACAGTCCGACAGGTTTGCTGATAGCCACTGACGTGGCTGCTCGTGGCCTGGACATACCGAATGTGGAGCATGTGATCCACTACCAAGTGCCGCGCACCAGTGAGAACTACGTACACCGATCGGGACGCACAGCACGAGCGAATAAGCATGGCATAACAGTCATGTTCATGGAGCCGGGAGAGGTCAAGAGCTATGTGAAGCTGTACAAAACATTGGAGAGAA CTGAGGATCTGCCGCTTTTCCCCATCTCGGAGCGTTTTCTGGGAGCTGTCCGCGAGCGTGTGAATCTGGCGCGAGATCTGGACAAGGaggagctgaagctgaagcgcGTGCAGAGTGAGCGCGGCTGGATGAAGAAGCACGCTGAGGAAATGGACATGATCATTGATGGCTACAATGACGAATC TGGCAGTGACCAGGATGAGGACCCCTTTGTGATTGAGCGACGTCGCAATCGGCTGCGCGTGGAGACGGTCAGAGCCCAGCTTAATGCCCTGCTGGCTCAGCCCATCTTCCCCAGAGGCTTCAGCTTCAAGTATCCCAACAGCGAGGCGACCCAATTAGCCACGAGTCATACTCAAAGCGCCGTGGAGACCATGAAGGCGGCCATAGAAGACCAGAAGCAGGCCAAAAAAGATCGCAACAAGCGAAAAAGGAATGCCTAA
- the LOC6735358 gene encoding putative sodium-dependent multivitamin transporter yields MPVGTFDAWDAAVLITILVISALIGIYYRYTGGKQRTTQEYLMADQSMTTFPVSFSLMASFMSAISLMGVSNESYEFGTIFCVINIAYVLSTPIAAYFFLPVFYRMRTTSVYEYLERRFGQATRLSASLAFTVQMVLYMGIALYAPALALEAVTGIHRSMAIVVIGLVCTFYSTLGGLKAVLITDVFQSFLMFAAIYAVIAVSAIKAGGFAAIWEVAVERGRVNFIEFSLDPTVRHTWWSLIIGGMVTYLSLYGVNQTQVQRLLSVRNLKSAQSALWWNLPILGMLSFSTIFSGLSIFYYYRDCDPVLKGRIDKRDQIMPLFALETMGQYPGLCGLFVSGIFSASLSTISSAVTSLSAVTLEDYLKPLYKAIFKRTLIDSKSTMPTKIVACIFGLLCIGLAFVAGSMGGVLQASLTIFGVVGGPLLAIFTLGVCTTRSNQRGVLLGFLVSLMVSFWMGFGGPKPKPVTLEFSTAGCENAAAVMARAIELSSKSSGVVIEPDYFWLYRISYLWLSVIGFLIAVVVGYGSSIVLAHFGKAENAEIYLDKSRKQLDYDLFAPMLSRRWRRHEEEQDQTAQDETLTKLTEQ; encoded by the exons ATGCCCGTGGGAACGTTCGACGCCTGGGATGCGGCCGTGCTGATCACCATCCTGGTCATATCGGCTCTGATTGGCATCTACTACCGGTATACGGGCGGCAAGCAAAGGACCACACAGGAGTACCTGATGGCGGACCAGAGCATGACCACTTTTCCGGTCTCCTTCAGTCTGATGGCCAGCTTCATGTCCGCCATCTCACTGATGGGCGTCTCCAACGAGTCCTACGAATTCGGTACCATCTTCTGTGTGATCAACATTGCCTACGTGCTGAGTACGCCCATTGCCGCGTACTTCTTCCTTCCCGTTTTCTACAGGATGCGGACGACCAGTGTTTACGAGTATCTGGAGCGGCGCTTCGGCCAGGCCACCCGCCTGTCCGCCTCCCTGGCCTTCACCGTGCAAATGGTGCTTTACATGGGCATTGCACTGTATGCACCAGCGCTCGCTTTGGAAGCTGTAACCGGCATTCATCGATCAATGGCCATCGTGGTCATTGGACTGGTGTGCACGTTTTATTCTACACTTGGCGGCCTGAAGGCGGTGCTCATCACGGATGTATTTCAGTCCTTCCTCATGTTTGCCGCGATCTACGCCGTGATTGCCGTGTCGGCCATTAAGGCCGGCGGATTCGCGGCCATTTGGGAGGTGGCTGTGGAGCGAGGACGCGTCAACTTCATTGAGTTTTCATTGGATCCCACCGTGAGGCATACGTGGTGGTCTCTGATCATTGGCGGCATGGTCACTTACCTCTCCTTGTATGGAGTTAATCAAACGCAAGTGCAGCGACTCCTGAGTGTCCGCAATTTGAAGAGCGCTCAGTCGGCGCTATGGTGGAACCTGCCCATCCTAGGAATGCTTAGTTTTAGCACCATTTTTAGTGGACTGTCCATATTCTACTATTATCGAGATTGTGATCCAGTGCTAAAGGGACGCATCGACAAACGGGATCAGATCATGCCCCTTTTCGCACTGGAGACTATGG GTCAATATCCTGGATTGTGCGGCCTGTTCGTGTCCGGAATATTCTCCGCCAGTCTTTCCACGATTTCGTCGGCAGTTACCTCGCTGTCGGCTGTAACACTGGAGGATTACCTGAAGCCCTTGTACAAGGCGATATTTAAACGGACGCTAATTGACTCCAAGTCCACGATGCCCACCAAGATTGTGGCATGCATCTTTGGCCTGCTGTGCATCGGACTGGCTTTTGTGGCTGGCTCCATGGGCGGAGTTCTCCAGGCCTCGCTTACAATTTTCGGCGTGGTGGGCGGCCCTTTGCTGGCCATTTTCACACTAGGAGTCTGCACTACACGCAGCAACCAAAGAGGCGTGCTGCTTGGCTTCCTCGTTTCCCTAATGGTTTCCTTCTGGATGGGATTCGGCGGACCCAAACCAAAGCCAGTTACCTTGGAGTTTAGCACAGCGGGCTGTGAGAATGCAGCCGCTGTAATGGCGCGTGCCATCGAGCTCAGCTCAAAGAGCAGTGGAGTGGTCATCGAACCGGACTACTTCTGGTTATATCGAATTTCCTACTTGTGGCTGAGCGTGATCGGCTTTCTTATCGCCGTGGTCGTCGGCTATGGCAGCAGCATTGTGCTGGCTCACTTTGGAAAGGCAGAAAACGCGGAAATCTATTTGGACAAGTCTCGGAAGCAGCTGGACTACGATCTCTTCGCACCCATGCTGTCTCGCCGCTGGCGACGCCATGAAGAAGAACAAGACCAAACTGCCCAGGACGAAACGCTCACCAAACTAACTGAGCAGTAG
- the LOC6735359 gene encoding sister chromatid cohesion protein DCC1 encodes MESMEVDESAAQLYVRTPEDVKAIVKHAKLDERQLTQLTQALYFPSADVDSDNLRLLELDGHMLGQIRDGQTLYFKGGQNEKLVLCTDERTYDVKGAEISNSLLLVPDLKFAAATSTSPLKSPRTGNANASLERSLNDSTEDELEVPRTLEQRPVLKVFHEYFECREIRPRFRKLGELLQLTRYSGPENEFCVEQKLLFTFSQLLDTVQCSRGQFMEGLNQYRAIELDGRMRVMEYEYEYRIINMMLGLISENSWALDEVEREETINALKGIAPEEVVAGLFDIYTTPSERCPGKFEYQESMVSRIVAQNILQPGLRFRNEEFMRTWQEALPEGMSCDLKYLRGLGICDKEGAQPCIRSLAEELLPTNISDRMRALFKTKQRWTMEEMEPYIECFTTPNLSVSTLLAKHARSLTDGGVRYFVSKH; translated from the exons ATGGAGTCCATGGAGGTTGATGAGTCTGCTGCCCAGCT CTACGTTCGCACGCCGGAGGATGTGAAGGCCATTGTGAAGCATGCGAAACTGGACGAGCGCCAGTTGACTCAACTCACCCAGGCTCTGTACTTTCCCTCGGCGGACGTGGATTCGGACAATCTGCGCCTGCTGGAGCTCGATGGGCACATGCTGGGACAAATCCGCGACGGACAGACGCTGTATTTCAAGGGTGGCCAGAACGAGAAGCTGGTGCTGTGCACCGATGAGCGAACGTATGACGTGAAGGGTGCGGAAATCTCCAACAGCCTGTTGCTGGTACCGGACCTCAAGTTTGCCGCCGCCACCAGCACCTCGCCGCTGAAGAGTCCGCGCACTGGCAACGCCAACGCCTCCCTGGAGCGCAGCCTCAATGACAGCACGGAGGATGAACTGGAGGTGCCGCGAACTCTGGAGCAGCGGCCGGTGCTCAAGGTGTTCCACGAGTACTTCGAGTGCCGCGAGATCAGGCCACGCTTTCGCAAGCTGGGCGAACTACTGCAGCTGACTCGATATTCGGGGCCGGAGAACGAGTTCTGCGTGGAGCAGAAGCTACTCTTCACCTTTTCCCAGCTCCTGGACACGGTGCAGTGCAGCCGCGGTCAGTTCATGGAGGGATTGAACCAGTATCGAGCCATAGAACTGGACGGGCGAATGCGCGTGATGGAGTACGAATACGAGTATCGCATTATTAACATGATGCTGGGTTTGATAAGCGAAAACTCCTGGGCCTTGGACGAAGTGGAACGGGAGGAGACCATCAATGCACTGAAGGGCATAGCTCCAGAGGAGGTAGTGGCCGGGCTGTTTGATATCTACACCACTCCCAGCGAACGTTGCCCGGGCAAGTTTGAGTACCAGGAGTCGATGGTCTCCCGCATTGTGGCACAGAACATTCTTCAGCCGGGTTTGCGGTTCCGCAACGAGGAGTTCATGCGCACCTGGCAGGAGGCACTGCCCGAGGGCATGTCCTGCGACTTAAAGTACCTACGTGGTCTGGGCATTTGCGACAAGGAGGGAGCGCAGCCTTGCATACGCTCCCTGGCTGAGGAGTTACTGCCCACCAATATAAGCGATCGCATGCGGGCGCTATTTAAGACTAAGCAGAGATGGACGATGGAGGAAATGGAACCGTACATAGA GTGCTTTACCACCCCAAACTTGTCCGTTTCCACACTGCTGGCCAAGCACGCTCGCTCATTGACCGATGGAGGTGTGCGATACTTTGTTTCAAAGCATTGA
- the LOC6735356 gene encoding phospholipid-transporting ATPase ABCA1, protein MSSGESPVKPQSSICLLWLVICKTARFQFSNTLTSVIIIVGPIVVFLVYAATALFREPQEETSVKYPPVNITTKVPYIFYSPENLVLAAVIEDVVHDLKAVGSQAFGSAFELNNALIGKDTYGYVGIEFDDSLSDINELPVNVTVGLRFPLHLRKNPKMVWDNTSILKHSKMDIDYYQVEGFLVVQAKLSEALIRAKNEVVDLPEVILQHYPDVAEVDNLDNRVALCGVLFLPVTISAAYLAQMIVMERRDHLRDMLELMGVRAWIYWLSWFLVAFLLLSIPTVFMVMLLRWRYFSLSDSSLVLFFLLVYNLEVLTSAFMISSFFSDTVGVQVAIVIVHLVGCLPWRLLLMGYNPTLPRTIFVCLFLNSSLSMGLQEFIKSENLRLGMHWSSLFKRTDWDEFVHLGPILLFMLFGCVLRILVLAYMEQLRSYRNRKWYFPVQRSFWCRRNRPQSDDFDVEGQETGIRGHPLIVRATNIEKVFNESVAVKELNLNFYQDEITVFLGHNDSGKSTIFMLLAGFISPSAGEITINGYDLATNQRKARQSMCICPQHNVLFEKVDARWHLQFYCRLKGLSRREASAETDKYLEIGRLQDFANTKVKNLPSGIKRMLMLCCNLCGNSKILLLDEPGTSMDPAMRSNMWDLLRRERKGRCIIMATHNMHEAEVVADQIVVLCDAQVIGYGTMGFLTQIAGTGSSYLLICTKMDTCFVAEVTNFLQIRFPDIKLHNEFSIYVTYELPTKHVAQYAGLFLELEEALGELNLAEISVCAPTLGSVFLQMGEDMRQSWNRISSFDLLSNPSPMSSLLNLLPTFEVREDDGSVKCCNQWRAIVGKKSLFTWRHRKFYCTIIATPMIICLLIISFAIFIFLVDHHLCELLVTDLSIYPKAVFVIDSPAEGNRFERRYKANVIGQGGTVRSTAGTPIDDYLLAEMKSDQVKVQHTFLAGATFDSDANSIVAWSNNKLKHGSPLSLGLVYAAIGQELAQLHIRIVNKPYQDTVQQAVRGLIYASSIEFAVLVFHYLVLSTTIFAVLPILERRSKVQHQQFSSGVSRSTYWLSHLSWDYCFYIAMILPLIVVAGITIGSVLPVIVQLLAFGFSAISFTYMLCLMSHDFGKMFSIILYINMIGVLALFIHPKSPQPRYAVIESVLLIHPHYSLCCGMYEAIRTSTYSLKVLLYLIFGGAVYLIIVVFAWVPRRLNYVFKSIRNEKIYPRYEDEDKEVDKIRRRLAYLTTAHYAFFPLILKNLSKRYGSFVAVRSLTLDLNPFECVGLLGRNGSGKSSTFRMIVGMESITAGSIHIKGYSLKTRPNDASRHVGFCPREPMLSSFMTGKDALRFCCMINGIRKEYIKSLVASLAECFELVPHMNKRISTYSNGTKRKLMIAMGTLAPSLMCLDEPTAGVDMHAKYEIWRILDGIRQGGRSILLTTHNLEECEFLCTNVGIMDHGSLLCYGSLSRLKHRFNMGIFVKVKMGTRAELDDDRDNWMRLTMMPPNDNEMGSIVGARRMMLAHLLRHHNPPVEPVKKSGTSRAQPDTTNSELNMRTDYEALLQELEEVFKRDHPYSTVSEKYSYRGMITFCIPRGQIKWSAIFDYMENLKDELQILYYSVSHTTFQDVFMKFVRKHNQ, encoded by the exons ATGTCCAGTGGCGAATCGCCGGTGAAGCCGCAGAGCAGCATATGCCTGCTGTGGCTGGTCATATGCAAGACGGCCCGCTTCCAGTTCTCCAATACGCTAACCAGCGTGATCATCATTGTGGGGCCCATCGTCGTCTTCCTCGTTTATGCGGCGACAGCTTTGTTCCGAGAGCCGCAAGAGGAGACGTCGGTGAAGTACCCGCCCGTCAACATCACAACCAAAGTGCC GTACATATTCTACTCACCTGAGAACCTAGTCTTGGCTGCTGTCATCGAGGATGTCGTTCACGATCTGAAGGCCGTGGGCAGCCAGGCCTTTGGCAGCGCCTTTGAACTGAATAATGCGCTGATAGGAAAGGATACATATGGCTACGTGGGCATTGAGTTTGACGACAGCCTCAGCGACATAAATGAGCTTCCTGTTAATGTCACGGTGGGCCTGCGTTTTCCGCTTCACCTGCGCAAGAATCCCAAGATGGTTTGGGACAACACTTCGATCTTGAAGCACTCCAAAATGGACATTGATTACTATCAGGTGGAGGGATTTTTGGTTGTGCAAGCCAAGCTCAGCGAGGCGTTGATCAGGGCCAAAAACGAAGTCGTCGACCTGCCGGAAGTAATCCTGCAACACTATCCCGATGTCGCGGAAGTGGACAACTTGGATAATAGGGTAGCTTTGTGCGGAGTTCTTTTCCTGCCCGTCACCATATCCGCCGCATATCTTGCCCAA ATGATTGTGATGGAAAGGCGGGATCATTTGAGGGACATGCTGGAACTCATGGGCGTGAGGGCATGGATATACTGGTTGTCCTGGTTTCTGGTGGCCTTCCTGCTCCTGTCCATTCCCACCGTATTCATGGTTATGTTGCTGAGGTGGCGCTACTTTTCGCTGAGTGATTCGTCGCTGGTGCTGTTCTTTTTGTTGGTCTACAACTTGGAAGTCCTCACGTCGGCCTTCATGATTTCGTCCTTTTTCTCGGACACGGTCGGCGTGCAAGTGGCCATAGTGATCGTGCACCTGGTTGGCTGCCTGCCATGGCGCCTATTGCTCATGGGCTATAATCCCACTTTACCGCGCACCATATTCGTGTGCTTGTTCCTGAACAGCTCGTTGTCCATGGGACTACAGGAGTTCATTAAGAGCGAGAACCTCCGCTTGGGCATGCACTGGAGTAGTCTCTTTAAGCGCACCGATTGGGATGAATTTGTGCACCTGGGCCCCATCCTCCTCTTCATGCTGTTTGGCTGCGTGTTGCGCATACTGGTGCTGGCTTACATGGAACAGCTGAGGAGTTATCGAAATAGAAAGTGGTATTTTCCGGTCCAGCGTTCATTTTGGTGTCGAAGGAATAGACCTCAATCCGATGACTTCGATGTCGAAGGGCAGGAGACGGGCATCAGAGGGCATCCCCTGATCGTGCGGGCCACGAACATTGAAAAGGTCTTCAACGAATCGGTTGCAGTTAAAGAGCTCAATCTGAACTTTTACCAAGACGAGATCACCGTGTTTCTGGGCCACAACGATTCGGGCAAGTCGACAATCTTTATGCTGCTGGCGGGGTTCATAAGCCCCAGCGCCGGCGAAATCACCATCAACGGCTACGACCTGGCCACCAATCAGAGGAAAGCACGACAATCCATGTGCATTTGCCCGCAGCACAATGTGCTGTTCGAGAAGGTTGACGCACGATGGCACCTCCAGTTCTACTGCCGCCTCAAGGGACTGAGCCGGCGGGAGGCTTCTGCCGAGACGGACAAGTATCTGGAGATTGGCCGCTTGCAGGACTTTGCCAACACCAAGGTGAAGAATCTGCCGAGCGGTATTAAGCGTATGCTCATGCTGTGCTGCAATCTGTGCGGAAACTCCAAG ATACTCCTGTTGGACGAGCCCGGCACCAGCATGGATCCTGCAATGCGCAGCAACATGTGGGACCTGCTGCGGCGGGAACGCAAGGGTCGCTGCATCATCATGGCCACGCACAACATGCATGAGGCCGAGGTGGTTGCGGATCAGATTGTGGTTCTGTGCGACGCCCAGGTGATCGGATACGGCACCATGGGCTTTCTCACCCAGATCGCGGGCACGGGCTCATCTTACCTGCTGATCTGCACCAAGATGGACACGTGCTTTGTGGCGGAGGTGACGAACTTTCTGCAGATCCGTTTTCCGGACATCAAGCTGCACAACGAGTTCAGCATTTACGTGACCTACGAGCTGCCCACCAAGCATGTGGCGCAATATGCGGGCTTGTttctggagctggaggaggcaTTAGGCGAACTGAATCTGGCAGAGATCAGCGTGTGTGCCCCCACGCTGGGAAGTGTCTTTCTGCAGATGGGAGAGGATATGAGGCAGTCCTGGAACCGAATTAGTTCCTTTGACTTGCTGTCCAATCCATCGCCCATGTCGTCCCTGCTCA ATCTCCTGCCCACCTTCGAAGTGCGCGAGGACGATGGTAGCGTGAAGTGTTGCAACCAGTGGCGGGCGATCGTGGGGAAGAAGAGTCTGTTCACTTGGCGCCACCGCAAGTTCTACTGCACGATCATTGCGACGCCAATGATCATCTGCCTGCTCATCATCTCGTTTGCCATCTTCATCTTCCTGGTCGATCATCATCTGTGCGAGCTGCTGGTCACGGATTTGAGCATCTACCCCAAGGCGGTCTTTGTGATCGATTCACCAGCGGAGGGGAATAGGTTTGAACGGCGCTACAAGGCGAATGTCATCGGGCAGGGAGGCACAGTTCGGAGTACGGCTGGTACTCCTATCGATGACTATCTCCTGGCGGAGATGAAGTCGGATCAGGTGAAGGTTCAGCATACGTTTTTGGCCGGCGCCACCTTCGACAGCGACGCCAACTCGATCGTCGCCTGGTCGAACAACAAGCTCAAGCACGGCTCTCCACTCTCATTGGGCCTGGTATACGCGGCCATTGGGCAGGAGCTGGCCCAACTGCATATACGGATCGTGAACAAACCGTACCAGGATACGGTGCAGCAGGCAGTGCGGGGACTGATCTACGCCAGCTCCATTGAGTTCGCCGTGCTTGTGTTCCATTACCTTGTCCTCAGCACAACCATCTTTGCCGTTTTGCCGATCCTTGAGCGCCGCTCCAAAGTGCAGCACCAGCAATTCAGCAGCGGGGTGAGCAGGAGCACCTACTGGCTGTCGCACCTGTCCTGGGACTATTGCTTTTACATCGCAATGATCTTGCCTCTGATCGTGGTCGCCGGAATCACAATAGGTTCCGTGTTGCCCGTAATAGTTCAGTTGCTTGCCTTCGGGTTCTCCGCCATTTCATTCACCTATATGTTGTGCCTGATGTCCCATGATTTCGGCAAGATGTTCAGCATTATATTGTACATCAATATGATAG GTGTTTTGGCCCTCTTCATCCACCCAAAGAGTCCGCAACCTCGGTACGCTGTTATTGAGTCCGTGCTTTTGATCCATCCACATTATTCCTTGTGTTGCGGAATGTATGAGGCGATACGTACGAGTACCTACAGCTTGAAGGTGCTACTTTACCTGATATTCGGCGGAGCGGTGTATCTCATCATTGTGGTGTTCGCATGGGTTCCGCGCCGACTAAACTATGTCTTCAA GTCCATTCGCAACGAAAAGATATACCCACGCTACGAGGATGAGGATAAAGAAGTTGACAAAATCCGGCGGAGATTAGCCTACCTGACCACCGCGCATTACGCCTTCTTCCCTCTGATCCTGAAGAACCTATCGAAGCGCTATGGCAGCTTTGTGGCAGTACGGTCCCTAACATTGGATCTCAATCC TTTCGAGTGCGTTGGCTTGCTGGGCAGGAATGGGTCTGGCAAGTCCAGCACCTTCCGCATGATCGTGGGCATGGAGTCTATCACGGCGGGCAGCATTCACATCAAGGGCTACAGCCTGAAGACGCGTCCCAATGACGCCTCGCGACACGTGGGCTTCTGTCCGCGGGAACCGATGCTCTCGTCGTTCATGACTGGCAAGGATGCGCTGCGCTTCTGTTGCATGATCAACGGCATTCGCAAGGAATATATCAAGAGCTTGGTGGCGTCTTTGGCCGAGTGCTTTGAACTCGTGCCGCACATGAACAAGCGCATCAGCACATACAGCAATGGAACGAAGCGGAAACTAATGATTGCCATGGGCACCCTGGCGCCCTCGCTCATGTGCCTGGACGAGCCCACCGCCGGCGTGGACATGCATGCCAAATACGAGATATGGAGGATTTTGGACGGCATCCGCCAGGGTGGTCGCAGCATTCTTCTGACCACGCACAACTTGGAGGAGTGCGAGTTTCTGTGCACCAATGTGGGCATCATGGACCACGGCTCGCTGCTCTGCTACGGATCCTTGTCGCGTCTGAAGCACCGCTTCAACATGGGCATTTTCGTCAAGGTGAAGATGGGCACCAGAGCAGAATTGGACGATGACCGGGACAATTGGATGCGGCTCACTATGATGCCGCCAAACGATAATGAAATGGGAAGCATAGTGGGCGCTCGCCGCATGATGTTGGCGCACTTGCTTAGACATCACAATCCTCCAGTGGAACCAGTCAAGAAGTCGGGGACCAGTCGAGCCCAGCCGGACACCACAAATTCGGAATTGAACATGCGCACGGACTACGAGGCGTTGCTGCAGGAATTGGAGGAGGTCTTCAAAAGGGACCATCCATACAGTACTGTCAG CGAGAAGTACTCCTACCGCGGCATGATCACCTTCTGCATTCCCAGGGGGCAGATCAAGTGGTCCGCGATCTTTGACTACATGGAGAACTTGAAGGATGAGCTGCAGATACTCTACTACTCGGTCAGTCATACAACGTTCCAGGATGTGTTCATGAAGTTTGTGAGGAAGCACAATCAATAG